One Peterkaempfera bronchialis DNA window includes the following coding sequences:
- a CDS encoding DUF3099 domain-containing protein, whose amino-acid sequence MQARRRHLYFALMGTCVGLFVLAWAVVRIWSVPAAIAMCVVAMVIPPCAAIVANRRGPDDRWWDEK is encoded by the coding sequence ATGCAGGCGCGACGACGGCATCTCTACTTCGCCCTGATGGGCACCTGCGTGGGCCTCTTCGTGCTGGCCTGGGCGGTGGTGCGCATCTGGTCGGTCCCGGCCGCCATCGCCATGTGCGTGGTGGCGATGGTGATCCCGCCGTGCGCCGCCATCGTCGCCAACCGGCGCGGCCCGGACGACCGCTGGTGGGACGAGAAGTAG
- a CDS encoding Ms5788A family Cys-rich leader peptide gives MKRQADLTKRRAVDLCRVSACLCRMS, from the coding sequence ATGAAGCGACAGGCGGATCTCACCAAGCGGCGGGCGGTCGACCTGTGCCGCGTCTCCGCCTGCCTGTGTCGAATGTCCTGA
- a CDS encoding Fur family transcriptional regulator, with protein sequence MRPSTETGSSDWKTELRTRGYRLTPQRQLVLEAVDALDHATPDDILTEVRRTASGVNISTVYRTLELLEELGLVSHAHLGHGAPTYHLADRHHHLHLVCRDCGKVTETDTSVAAPLVDRLRTEHGFDTDMKHFAIFGRCADCTARREQGDGS encoded by the coding sequence GTGAGGCCCAGCACCGAGACCGGCTCCAGCGACTGGAAGACGGAGCTGCGCACGCGTGGCTACCGGCTCACCCCACAGCGCCAGCTGGTGCTGGAGGCCGTCGACGCGCTGGACCACGCCACACCCGACGACATCCTCACCGAGGTGCGCCGCACCGCCAGCGGGGTCAACATCTCCACGGTCTACCGCACCCTGGAGCTGCTGGAGGAGCTGGGCCTGGTATCCCACGCCCACCTCGGCCACGGGGCGCCGACCTACCACCTCGCCGACCGGCACCACCACCTGCACCTGGTCTGCCGCGACTGCGGCAAGGTCACCGAGACCGACACCTCGGTCGCCGCGCCGCTGGTGGACCGGCTCCGCACCGAGCACGGCTTCGACACCGACATGAAGCACTTCGCCATCTTCGGCCGCTGCGCCGACTGCACCGCCCGTCGGGAACAGGGCGACGGCTCGTAG
- a CDS encoding sulfurtransferase, whose amino-acid sequence MSRSDVLVDADWVQAHLDDPKVVIVEVDEDTSAYDKNHIRNAVRIDWKTDLQDPVRRDFVDQAGFEKLLSEKGIANDDLVVLYGGNNNWFAAYAYWYFKLYGHESVKLLDGGRKKWELDSRDLVAEVPQRAATEYKAKAQDTSIRAFRDEVVAAIGTLNLVDVRSPDEFSGKLLAPAHLPQEQSQRPGHIPTSRNIPWSKNANDDGTFKSDADLKALYEDEGVDLAKDTIALCRIGERSSLTWFVLHELLDQPNVKNYDGSWTEYGSLVGVPIELGSGK is encoded by the coding sequence ATGAGCCGCAGCGACGTCCTGGTCGACGCCGACTGGGTCCAGGCCCACCTGGACGACCCGAAGGTGGTCATCGTCGAGGTCGACGAGGACACCTCTGCGTACGACAAGAACCACATCCGCAACGCGGTCCGGATCGACTGGAAGACCGACCTCCAGGACCCGGTGCGCCGTGACTTCGTGGACCAGGCCGGCTTCGAGAAGCTGCTGTCCGAGAAGGGCATCGCCAACGACGACCTCGTCGTCCTCTACGGCGGCAACAACAACTGGTTCGCGGCCTACGCCTACTGGTACTTCAAGCTCTACGGCCACGAGTCCGTGAAGCTCCTCGACGGTGGCCGCAAGAAGTGGGAGCTCGACTCCCGCGACCTGGTCGCCGAGGTGCCCCAGCGCGCCGCCACCGAGTACAAGGCCAAGGCCCAGGACACCTCGATCCGCGCCTTCCGCGACGAGGTCGTCGCCGCGATCGGCACCCTGAACCTGGTCGACGTCCGCTCGCCCGACGAGTTCTCCGGCAAGCTGCTCGCCCCGGCCCACCTCCCGCAGGAGCAGTCGCAGCGCCCGGGCCACATCCCGACCTCGCGCAACATCCCGTGGTCGAAGAACGCCAACGACGACGGCACCTTCAAGTCGGACGCCGACCTCAAGGCCCTCTACGAGGACGAGGGCGTCGACCTGGCCAAGGACACCATCGCGCTGTGCCGGATCGGCGAGCGCTCCTCGCTCACCTGGTTTGTGCTGCACGAGCTGCTGGACCAGCCGAACGTCAAGAACTACGACGGCTCCTGGACCGAGTACGGCAGCCTGGTCGGCGTGCCGATCGAGCTCGGCTCCGGCAAGTAA
- a CDS encoding DUF1416 domain-containing protein → MCGAKAGGPDLAGVDVASETIIQGSVTRDGEPVNGYVRLLDEGGEFTAEVPTSATGQFRFFAAPGTWTLRALIPGATVDRKVVAQQGAFTEVAIAV, encoded by the coding sequence ATGTGCGGTGCGAAGGCCGGCGGCCCCGACCTGGCAGGAGTTGACGTGGCGAGCGAGACCATCATCCAGGGGTCGGTGACCCGCGACGGCGAGCCGGTCAACGGCTATGTGCGCCTGCTCGACGAGGGCGGCGAGTTCACCGCCGAGGTCCCGACCTCGGCGACCGGGCAGTTCCGCTTCTTCGCGGCCCCCGGCACCTGGACCCTGCGCGCCCTGATCCCGGGCGCGACCGTGGACCGCAAGGTCGTCGCCCAGCAGGGCGCCTTCACCGAGGTCGCCATCGCCGTCTGA
- a CDS encoding DsrE family protein encodes MAKKLVIKVTAGADGPERCSQAFTVAAVAVASGVEVSLWLTGESSWFALPGRAAEFELPHAAPLPDLLEAVLAGGSVTLCTQCAARREITQADVVEGVRIAGAQVFVSEAMADGAQALVY; translated from the coding sequence GTGGCGAAGAAGCTGGTCATCAAGGTCACCGCAGGTGCGGATGGGCCGGAGCGCTGCTCGCAGGCGTTCACGGTGGCGGCGGTGGCGGTCGCCAGCGGGGTCGAGGTGTCGCTCTGGCTGACCGGGGAGTCGTCCTGGTTCGCGCTGCCGGGCCGGGCGGCGGAGTTCGAGCTGCCGCATGCCGCGCCGCTGCCGGACCTGCTGGAGGCGGTGCTGGCGGGCGGCTCGGTCACGCTCTGCACCCAGTGTGCGGCCCGCCGGGAGATCACCCAGGCCGATGTGGTGGAGGGCGTGCGGATCGCGGGGGCGCAGGTCTTCGTCAGCGAGGCGATGGCCGACGGCGCGCAGGCGCTGGTGTACTGA
- the ygfZ gene encoding CAF17-like 4Fe-4S cluster assembly/insertion protein YgfZ, with translation MRSPLLSLPGAVPAEGADEGVAAHYGDLFREQRRLAAGQGFVDLSHRGVVTVTGDDRLSWLHLLVTQHVSELPPQQATEALVLSPHGHVEHALYLVDDGTTTWAHVEPGTQQALIGYLESMKFFYRVEVADATADYAVVHLPAGSIAEAAGAAAVRETPYGRDLFVPRGELAKLAEGWGEPAGVWAYEALRIEAHRPRLGFETDHRTIPHEVDWLKTAVHLQKGCYRGQETVARVHNLGRPPRRLVFLHLDGTEETLPAHGAEVRLATDGPDGRPVGFVTSAVRHFELGPVALALVKRNTPLDAVLLAGTVPASQEVVVPQ, from the coding sequence ATGAGGAGCCCGCTGCTGTCCCTGCCCGGTGCCGTCCCCGCCGAAGGAGCCGACGAGGGCGTCGCCGCCCACTACGGCGACCTCTTCCGCGAACAGCGCCGACTCGCCGCCGGCCAGGGCTTTGTCGACCTCTCGCACCGAGGCGTGGTCACCGTCACCGGCGACGACCGGCTGAGCTGGCTGCACCTGCTGGTCACCCAGCACGTCAGCGAACTGCCGCCGCAGCAGGCCACCGAGGCGCTGGTGCTCTCCCCGCACGGGCATGTGGAGCACGCCCTCTACCTGGTGGACGACGGCACCACCACCTGGGCGCATGTGGAGCCGGGCACCCAGCAGGCGCTGATCGGGTACCTGGAGTCGATGAAGTTCTTCTACCGGGTGGAGGTCGCCGACGCCACCGCCGACTACGCGGTGGTCCACCTCCCGGCCGGTTCCATCGCGGAGGCGGCGGGGGCTGCGGCGGTCCGCGAGACGCCGTATGGGCGCGACCTCTTCGTGCCGCGCGGCGAGCTGGCGAAGCTCGCCGAGGGCTGGGGCGAGCCGGCCGGTGTCTGGGCGTACGAGGCGCTGCGGATCGAGGCGCACCGGCCCCGGCTGGGCTTCGAGACCGACCACCGCACCATCCCGCACGAGGTGGACTGGCTGAAGACCGCCGTCCACCTCCAGAAGGGCTGCTACCGGGGCCAGGAGACGGTCGCCCGGGTGCACAACCTTGGCCGGCCGCCGCGCCGCCTGGTCTTCCTGCACCTGGACGGCACCGAGGAGACGCTGCCCGCGCACGGCGCCGAGGTCCGGCTGGCCACGGACGGACCGGACGGCCGCCCGGTCGGCTTTGTCACCTCCGCCGTCCGCCACTTCGAGCTGGGCCCGGTGGCGCTGGCCCTGGTCAAGCGGAACACCCCGCTGGACGCGGTGCTGCTGGCCGGTACCGTGCCTGCCTCCCAGGAGGTCGTCGTCCCGCAGTAG
- a CDS encoding FABP family protein, giving the protein MIEIPSDLHRDVVPLAFLLGTWEGAGVYAPLDESRPGREKCNFGQEVIFRHDGRPFLEYRSRTWVLDAEGHKVRPLENESGFWRITSNADGASGARGIEIAMVRDEGVIEIWYGELADGRPQIDVATDAVARAQSAEPYSGGKRLYGLVNGELMWVGEKAAPEIPLRPTMSAQLKKVLNPAKLIEDIADLPDDGIAFFR; this is encoded by the coding sequence ATGATCGAGATCCCCTCAGACCTCCACCGGGACGTCGTCCCGCTCGCCTTCCTGCTCGGCACCTGGGAGGGCGCGGGAGTCTACGCGCCCCTGGACGAGAGCAGGCCCGGCCGCGAGAAGTGCAACTTCGGCCAGGAGGTCATCTTCCGCCACGACGGCCGCCCCTTCCTCGAATACCGCTCCCGCACCTGGGTGCTGGACGCCGAGGGCCACAAGGTCCGCCCCCTGGAGAACGAGTCCGGCTTCTGGCGGATCACCAGCAACGCCGACGGCGCGAGCGGCGCGCGCGGCATCGAGATCGCCATGGTCCGCGACGAGGGCGTCATCGAGATCTGGTACGGGGAGCTGGCCGACGGCCGCCCGCAGATCGACGTCGCCACCGACGCGGTGGCCCGCGCCCAGTCCGCCGAGCCCTACAGCGGCGGCAAGCGGCTGTACGGGCTGGTCAACGGCGAGCTGATGTGGGTGGGGGAGAAGGCCGCCCCCGAGATCCCGCTGCGGCCCACCATGTCCGCCCAGCTGAAGAAGGTCCTCAACCCGGCCAAGCTGATCGAGGACATCGCCGACCTCCCCGACGACGGCATCGCCTTCTTCCGCTGA